From a single Haladaptatus sp. R4 genomic region:
- the idsA3 gene encoding geranylfarnesyl diphosphate synthase: MTDASTESREELVTETVGQRRELVNAAIEEELPIVEPERLYEASRYLLDAGGKRLRPTVLLLVADALADVEPMSEAYRKFPALDGGEVDVMAAAVSIEVIQSFTLIHDDIMDDDDLRRGVPSVHRAYDTETAILAGDTLYSKAFEIMLETGASPDRCVTALDVLASTCTKICEGQALDVSFEERPDVLPDEYLEMIENKTAVLYGAAAKVPAVLLGADEETTEALYQYGIDVGRAFQIQDDVLDLTVPSEKLGKQRGSDLVENKQTIITLHARNQGVDVDSLVETETVGDVTEAEIDAAVERLEAAGSIDYATEKAQELVQRGKDHLGVLPDNESRFLLEQIADYLIERGY, encoded by the coding sequence ATGACAGACGCGAGTACGGAATCACGCGAAGAACTCGTCACCGAGACGGTGGGGCAGCGCCGCGAACTCGTCAACGCCGCGATCGAGGAGGAGCTTCCGATAGTCGAACCGGAGCGCCTCTACGAGGCGTCCCGGTACCTGCTCGACGCGGGCGGGAAACGTCTCCGACCGACGGTCCTCCTGCTCGTCGCGGACGCGCTGGCGGACGTCGAACCCATGTCGGAAGCCTATCGAAAGTTCCCGGCACTCGACGGCGGCGAGGTGGACGTGATGGCCGCGGCGGTAAGCATCGAGGTCATCCAATCGTTCACGCTCATCCACGACGATATCATGGACGACGACGACCTTCGTCGCGGCGTGCCGTCGGTTCACCGCGCGTACGACACCGAGACCGCGATTCTGGCCGGTGACACGCTTTACTCGAAGGCGTTCGAAATCATGCTGGAGACGGGAGCCTCACCGGACCGCTGTGTCACCGCACTCGACGTACTCGCGTCCACCTGCACGAAGATCTGTGAAGGGCAGGCGCTCGACGTGTCCTTCGAGGAACGGCCGGACGTCCTTCCGGACGAGTATCTCGAAATGATCGAGAACAAGACGGCCGTCCTCTACGGGGCGGCGGCGAAAGTTCCCGCCGTGCTTCTCGGTGCGGACGAGGAAACCACCGAAGCGTTGTACCAGTACGGTATCGACGTCGGACGGGCGTTCCAGATTCAGGACGACGTCCTCGACCTGACCGTCCCGAGCGAGAAACTCGGCAAGCAACGGGGAAGCGACCTCGTCGAGAACAAACAGACCATCATCACGCTCCACGCCCGCAATCAGGGCGTGGACGTGGATTCGTTGGTCGAAACCGAGACGGTCGGCGACGTGACGGAAGCCGAAATCGACGCCGCCGTCGAGCGACTCGAAGCCGCCGGAAGCATCGACTACGCCACGGAAAAGGCACAGGAACTCGTCCAACGCGGCAAGGACCACCTGGGCGTGCTCCCGGACAACGAATCGCGCTTCCTGCTCGAACAGATCGCCGACTACCTCATCGAACGCGGCTACTGA
- a CDS encoding heme-copper oxidase subunit III — translation MSTETVADEEEQHFSAPEDWPKDFGEASWWPFIGALGIVSLYVGAGLYVLSHGGNSYVPTFVSPVLFVLGTMVFLTGLYGWLYHGFVDQYWQHDGSGGTKLRWGMTLFLGTEVATFGAGFVYYFFIRVGTWPPAGGIPDVLSALVLVNTVILVASSGTLHYAHMSLLRGHRQRFIAFLGLTVFLGVVFIGGQIYEYMLFITHEGFTITSGVFGSAFFGLTGLHGLHVTLGIVLMSVLFVRALYGQFSEERDTSVTTVTMYWHFVDAVWILLVVALYAGSSLAG, via the coding sequence ATGAGCACCGAAACGGTGGCCGACGAGGAGGAACAGCACTTTTCAGCGCCCGAGGATTGGCCGAAGGATTTCGGCGAAGCCTCGTGGTGGCCGTTCATCGGCGCCCTGGGTATCGTCAGCCTGTACGTCGGCGCCGGGTTGTACGTCCTGAGCCACGGCGGAAACAGCTACGTTCCGACGTTCGTCAGCCCTGTCCTGTTCGTCCTGGGGACGATGGTCTTCCTCACCGGACTGTACGGGTGGTTGTATCACGGGTTCGTGGACCAGTACTGGCAACACGACGGTTCTGGGGGGACGAAACTCCGCTGGGGGATGACCCTGTTCCTCGGGACCGAAGTGGCGACGTTCGGCGCGGGATTCGTCTACTACTTCTTCATCCGCGTCGGGACGTGGCCGCCAGCGGGGGGAATTCCGGACGTACTGAGTGCACTCGTCCTCGTCAACACGGTCATCCTCGTCGCCAGCAGTGGGACGCTCCACTACGCGCATATGTCGCTACTCCGTGGGCACCGACAGCGATTCATTGCCTTCCTCGGGTTGACCGTCTTCCTGGGAGTGGTGTTCATCGGCGGACAGATTTACGAGTACATGCTGTTCATCACGCACGAGGGATTCACCATCACGTCGGGCGTTTTCGGGAGCGCCTTCTTCGGGCTGACCGGCTTACACGGCCTGCACGTCACGCTGGGTATCGTCCTCATGAGCGTCCTGTTCGTCCGCGCTCTGTACGGACAGTTCTCGGAGGAACGGGACACCTCGGTGACGACCGTCACGATGTACTGGCACTTCGTGGACGCCGTCTGGATTCTGCTCGTCGTCGCACTGTACGCCGGTTCGTCGCTCGCAGGGTAG
- a CDS encoding ABC transporter substrate-binding protein, with protein MVQQRTSRRELLKTGAGAVTASAFLAGCSGKLDTITGSDSEGDALRIGTDSDPGSPLNIYASSSSKFDWMKDLVYDRLLFPSPYVDQKEPGLATETNQIDETTWTATVRSDAKWHDGEPFTADDVVFTYRYYRDGPANRYTHHVSQAPHIKTIEAVDDQTVRFEGAYPTPTLAAITFADLPIIPKHVWKDIDDPYKYGELPVGTGPYELVDYEAGERLRLRRNEDYFVGTPSVDEIVIPIVTDHSTMFTALKSGEIDTTSVAVPPSTTSQFESNEDLDVVHATSLTLVEIRINYERSPFDTHDFRHAVSRSIDKKSILDVVMLGQGIAGTKGYPHPKSPWTASDIEQPYDPDEARTTLDELGFEDSDGDGIRESSNGEKLSFTLKVPSNEPSYIRAAELVAEDLTAVGLETKAKTLDPGSIGDLFSSRDFDMYISSITPHGVADPDQFVMSHRSGYLWKKGISYPAWDDLFEKWKATATIEARKNVLFEMQHLFNEQPTSIPLWYPEPRFAYRPKKYDAWAESPGYGIHHKWSLLPKDVRGTTVTKSFD; from the coding sequence ATGGTTCAGCAACGAACGTCGAGACGGGAATTACTCAAGACCGGTGCGGGAGCAGTTACCGCGAGCGCCTTCCTCGCGGGGTGTTCGGGCAAGCTCGATACGATAACGGGATCGGACTCGGAGGGTGACGCGTTACGTATCGGCACCGATTCGGACCCCGGCTCGCCGTTGAACATCTACGCCAGCAGCAGCAGCAAATTCGACTGGATGAAGGACCTGGTGTACGACCGGCTACTCTTCCCCTCCCCGTACGTGGATCAGAAGGAACCGGGACTGGCGACCGAGACGAATCAGATCGACGAGACGACGTGGACGGCGACGGTCCGCTCGGACGCGAAGTGGCACGACGGCGAACCGTTCACCGCGGACGACGTCGTCTTCACGTACCGATACTACCGGGACGGTCCCGCGAACAGGTACACCCACCACGTCAGTCAGGCACCGCACATCAAAACCATCGAGGCCGTGGACGACCAAACGGTTCGCTTCGAGGGCGCGTACCCCACGCCGACGCTCGCGGCAATCACGTTCGCAGACTTGCCGATCATCCCGAAGCACGTCTGGAAGGACATCGACGACCCGTACAAGTACGGCGAGTTACCGGTCGGAACCGGCCCGTACGAACTCGTCGATTACGAGGCGGGCGAGCGCCTTCGACTCCGTCGTAACGAGGACTACTTCGTGGGGACGCCGTCGGTCGACGAAATCGTCATTCCGATCGTCACGGACCACTCGACCATGTTCACGGCGCTGAAGAGCGGCGAGATAGACACGACGAGCGTCGCAGTTCCCCCGTCGACGACCTCACAGTTCGAGTCGAACGAGGACCTCGACGTCGTCCACGCCACGTCGTTGACGTTGGTCGAAATCCGGATCAACTACGAGCGATCGCCGTTCGACACGCACGACTTCCGACACGCGGTTTCCCGCTCCATCGACAAGAAATCCATCCTCGACGTCGTCATGCTCGGGCAGGGAATCGCGGGGACGAAGGGATATCCGCACCCGAAATCGCCGTGGACCGCGTCGGACATCGAACAACCCTACGACCCGGACGAGGCTCGGACGACGCTCGACGAGTTGGGATTCGAGGACAGCGACGGCGACGGCATCAGGGAGTCATCGAACGGCGAAAAGCTCTCGTTCACGCTGAAGGTACCGTCGAACGAGCCATCGTACATCCGCGCCGCGGAACTGGTCGCGGAGGACCTCACCGCCGTCGGATTGGAAACGAAGGCGAAGACGCTCGACCCCGGCAGCATCGGCGACCTGTTCTCCTCCCGCGACTTCGACATGTACATCAGCAGCATTACCCCACATGGGGTGGCCGACCCCGACCAGTTCGTGATGTCCCATCGATCGGGCTATCTCTGGAAGAAGGGCATCTCCTATCCGGCGTGGGACGACCTCTTCGAGAAGTGGAAGGCGACGGCGACGATCGAGGCGCGGAAGAACGTCCTGTTCGAGATGCAGCATCTGTTCAACGAGCAACCGACTTCGATTCCGCTCTGGTATCCCGAGCCTCGATTCGCATACCGGCCGAAGAAGTACGACGCGTGGGCCGAATCGCCGGGTTACGGGATTCACCACAAGTGGTCGTTGCTTCCGAAGGACGTTCGTGGAACGACCGTGACCAAATCCTTCGACTGA
- a CDS encoding glutamate--tRNA ligase: MDDELRTKIETEAEKHALFNALKHDSDADVGAIMGSLMGENPDFREHGSEVPGIAGKVVAQVNQLDGDERRDRLEELDAELVEELDAEDEEDDQVLPDLPNAEEYDEIRMRCAPNPNGPWHIGHGRMPAVIGTYKDLYDGEMLVRFDDTDPETKRPDMSAYDAILSDIDYLGFEPDEVIKASDRLETYYDHARDLIEKGGAYTCSCSGEEFSNLKNDAKACPHRDKDIETTMAEFEDMIAGEYSSGEMVLRVKTDIEHKNPALRDWVAFRIIDTPHPRPEAADYRCWPMLDFQSGVDDHLTGMTHIIRGIDLQDSAKRQQFVYDYFDWEYPETIHWGHVQVDEYDVKMSTSTIKELIEKGELDGWDDPRAPTLQSVRRRGIRGEAIREAMVGLGTSTSNVDLAMSTIYANNRELVDDGAPRFFFVRDSVEYPLIGDYPEAAEPAVHPDHEDRGTRHIPAGEAVLIEADDIPDHGERVWLKGLGCFQHTRDALQYTGDDISAVRDEGVDVIHWVPAEANVPVRMRTMDGDVEGVAEPDFAETDVDDIVQFERVGFVRVDSVARSATESRAAEPRDSEDDDETVTYFAHE, from the coding sequence ATGGACGACGAGTTACGGACGAAGATCGAGACGGAGGCGGAGAAGCACGCGCTGTTCAACGCGCTGAAACACGACAGCGACGCTGACGTCGGAGCTATCATGGGGTCGCTGATGGGGGAGAATCCCGACTTCCGCGAGCACGGGAGCGAAGTGCCGGGCATCGCCGGAAAGGTCGTCGCACAGGTGAACCAACTGGACGGCGACGAGCGCCGCGACCGACTGGAAGAACTGGACGCCGAACTCGTCGAGGAACTGGACGCCGAGGACGAGGAGGACGACCAGGTGCTCCCCGACCTGCCGAACGCGGAGGAGTACGATGAGATTCGGATGCGCTGTGCGCCGAACCCCAACGGCCCGTGGCACATCGGCCACGGACGGATGCCCGCCGTCATCGGGACGTACAAGGACCTCTACGACGGCGAGATGTTGGTGCGCTTCGACGACACCGACCCGGAAACGAAGCGCCCGGACATGTCGGCCTACGACGCAATTCTTTCGGACATCGACTACCTCGGCTTCGAACCGGACGAGGTCATCAAAGCCAGCGACCGCCTCGAAACCTACTACGACCACGCCCGCGACCTCATCGAGAAGGGCGGCGCGTACACCTGCTCCTGTTCCGGCGAGGAGTTCTCGAACCTGAAGAACGACGCGAAGGCGTGCCCGCACCGCGACAAGGACATCGAGACGACGATGGCAGAATTCGAGGACATGATCGCGGGCGAGTATTCGTCCGGCGAGATGGTGCTCCGCGTGAAGACGGACATCGAGCACAAGAACCCCGCCCTGCGCGACTGGGTGGCGTTCCGCATCATCGATACGCCGCACCCTCGCCCCGAGGCCGCCGACTACCGCTGCTGGCCCATGCTCGACTTCCAGTCCGGCGTCGACGATCATCTGACGGGCATGACCCACATCATCCGCGGCATCGACCTGCAGGATTCGGCGAAACGCCAGCAGTTCGTCTACGACTACTTCGACTGGGAGTACCCCGAAACCATCCACTGGGGCCACGTGCAGGTGGACGAGTACGACGTGAAGATGTCCACCTCGACCATCAAGGAACTCATCGAGAAGGGCGAACTCGACGGCTGGGACGACCCGCGCGCCCCGACCCTCCAAAGCGTCCGTCGCCGCGGCATCCGTGGCGAGGCCATCCGCGAGGCGATGGTCGGACTCGGCACGTCCACGAGCAACGTCGATTTGGCGATGAGCACCATCTACGCCAACAACCGCGAGTTGGTGGACGACGGCGCGCCGCGTTTCTTCTTCGTCCGCGACAGCGTCGAATATCCGCTCATCGGCGACTACCCCGAAGCGGCGGAACCGGCGGTTCACCCCGACCACGAGGACAGGGGCACGCGTCACATCCCGGCGGGCGAGGCCGTTCTCATCGAGGCCGACGACATCCCCGACCACGGCGAGCGCGTCTGGTTGAAGGGATTAGGTTGTTTCCAGCACACCCGCGACGCGCTCCAGTACACGGGCGACGACATCAGCGCCGTCCGCGACGAGGGCGTGGACGTGATCCACTGGGTCCCTGCCGAGGCGAACGTCCCGGTCCGCATGCGGACCATGGACGGGGACGTGGAAGGCGTCGCGGAACCCGATTTCGCCGAAACCGACGTGGACGACATCGTCCAGTTCGAGCGCGTCGGGTTCGTGCGAGTGGACAGCGTGGCGCGAAGCGCCACGGAAAGTCGAGCGGCAGAGCCGCGAGACAGTGAGGACGACGACGAGACGGTGACCTACTTCGCGCACGAGTAA
- a CDS encoding ribonuclease J has protein sequence MEIEIATIGGYEEVGRQMTAVRAGDDVVIFDMGLNLSKVLLHDNVETEKLHSLDLIDMGAIPDDRVMSDLEGDVKAIVPTHGHLDHIGAISKLAHRYNAPIVASPFTIELVKQQIQGEEKFGVENDLMKMSAGETMQLSDEVELEFVNVTHSIIDAINPVVHTPEGAIVYGLDKRMDHTPVIGDPIDMKRFREIGREGPGVLAYIEDCTNAGRKGRTPSESVARRHLKDVLYSIEDYDGGIVATTFSSHIARVTSLVEFAQDIGRTPVLLGRSMEKYSGTAERLNFVDFPEEVGMFGHRKSVDRTFKRIMKEGKENYLPIVTGHQGEPRAMLTRMGRGETPYQLESGDKVVFSARVIPEPTNEGQRYQSERLLKMQGARIYDDVHVSGHLREEGHYQMLDALQPQHVIPAHQDMKGFAPYVDLCESQGYRLGRDLHVTRNGNLIQLVE, from the coding sequence ATGGAAATCGAAATTGCAACAATTGGCGGCTACGAAGAAGTCGGACGGCAGATGACTGCCGTCCGCGCGGGCGACGATGTCGTCATCTTCGACATGGGTCTGAACCTGTCGAAGGTGCTGCTTCACGATAACGTCGAAACAGAGAAACTCCACAGCCTCGACCTCATCGACATGGGCGCGATCCCGGACGACCGCGTCATGTCCGACTTGGAAGGCGACGTGAAAGCCATCGTTCCGACACACGGTCACTTGGACCACATCGGCGCGATCAGCAAACTGGCGCACCGATACAACGCGCCCATCGTCGCCTCCCCGTTCACCATCGAACTGGTGAAACAGCAGATCCAGGGCGAGGAGAAGTTCGGGGTCGAAAACGACCTCATGAAGATGAGCGCGGGCGAGACGATGCAGTTGAGCGACGAGGTCGAACTCGAATTCGTCAACGTCACTCACTCCATCATCGACGCGATCAATCCCGTGGTTCACACCCCGGAGGGTGCCATCGTGTACGGTCTCGACAAGCGCATGGACCACACGCCGGTTATCGGCGACCCCATCGACATGAAGCGCTTCCGCGAGATCGGCCGCGAAGGGCCGGGCGTCCTCGCGTACATCGAGGACTGTACGAACGCGGGACGCAAGGGTCGAACCCCGAGCGAATCCGTCGCTCGCCGACACCTCAAAGACGTCCTGTACAGCATCGAGGACTACGACGGCGGTATCGTGGCGACGACGTTCTCCAGCCACATCGCCCGCGTGACCAGCCTCGTCGAGTTCGCACAGGACATCGGTCGGACGCCGGTCCTGCTCGGCCGCTCGATGGAGAAGTATTCGGGCACCGCGGAACGCCTGAACTTCGTCGACTTCCCCGAGGAAGTCGGCATGTTCGGCCACCGGAAATCCGTGGACCGGACGTTCAAACGCATCATGAAGGAGGGCAAGGAGAACTACCTCCCAATCGTGACCGGCCACCAGGGCGAGCCACGCGCGATGTTGACCCGCATGGGTCGCGGCGAGACGCCGTATCAGCTGGAATCCGGTGACAAGGTCGTCTTCTCGGCCCGCGTCATTCCGGAGCCAACCAACGAAGGCCAGCGCTACCAGTCCGAGCGTCTGTTGAAGATGCAGGGCGCACGCATCTACGACGACGTGCACGTTTCCGGCCACCTTCGAGAGGAAGGGCACTACCAGATGCTCGACGCACTGCAACCGCAACACGTCATCCCGGCTCACCAGGACATGAAAGGCTTCGCGCCGTACGTGGACCTCTGTGAGTCACAAGGCTACCGTCTCGGTCGTGACCTTCACGTAACACGGAACGGTAACCTCATTCAGCTGGTGGAGTGA
- the tmcA gene encoding tRNA(Met) cytidine acetyltransferase TmcA — protein sequence MNVSSLVAALRNEARESNERRLLVLAGDREEGYEVAQDALAAAKIPEGKTAQVAPRRVLDCERVSQNRAGNLLGTTHEAVVFDAHDELRPNALGRVVGAVDGGGLFVLLTPPLDSWPTRRDDFDATLAVPPYSVDDVSGNFRRRFVSLLRAHRGIAIVDVDSESIEDDGLTNPAPRLVDRETERTFSGEDEIFPTTAIESCLTDDQASAVHAFDALSEPDNAVVVEADRGRGKSSAAGIAAGCFAADGEDVLVTARSYRSAREVFVRAAALLDTVGKLADTDHDPPTEITTKEGGSVRFEKPTEVVSGDADIVFVDEAAALPVRMLERFLSFPRVAFTTTIHGYEGAGRGFSVRFRDRLEGSGHDVTDVSLVEPIRYAPGDPIEVWSFRALALDARPAVDPLVIDAIPDAAEYRTIDADDLLADENLLRETFGLLVLAHYRTEPADLARLLDAPNVAVRALCWNDHVVSVALLAREGNLPTDVREHMYDGGRVKGNMLPDVLTTQLRDFDAGIPTGMRIMRIATHHAVRSSGLGSRLLAEVRREFSDLDWLGTGFGATPELLRFWRENAYRTVQLSTTRNDASGEYSALMFDPLTSTGRDLYDRHARRFAGRIASVLSDALDDMDPDVVRESLRATDTEISLASLTDWEWRLVAASAYGPGQFDHGPAPFRKLVVKQLADPAAPDLLSPRQERLLVRKVLQAHRWSAVADELGFHSPGETMRALGAAFQPLVDTYGNEAALAEKARYLD from the coding sequence GTGAACGTCTCGTCACTGGTGGCCGCGCTCCGCAACGAAGCCCGCGAGTCGAACGAGCGGCGACTCCTCGTCCTCGCCGGGGACCGCGAGGAGGGCTACGAAGTCGCTCAAGATGCCCTCGCCGCCGCAAAAATCCCCGAGGGGAAAACCGCACAGGTCGCCCCTCGACGCGTGCTCGACTGCGAACGAGTGAGCCAGAACCGGGCCGGGAACCTCCTCGGAACGACCCACGAGGCGGTCGTCTTCGACGCTCACGACGAACTTCGACCGAACGCGCTCGGGAGGGTCGTCGGCGCGGTGGACGGCGGCGGTCTCTTCGTGTTGCTCACACCGCCGCTCGACTCGTGGCCGACGCGACGGGACGACTTCGACGCGACGCTCGCGGTCCCGCCGTACTCCGTCGACGACGTGAGCGGGAACTTCCGACGACGGTTCGTCTCTCTGCTTCGTGCCCACCGTGGAATCGCCATCGTGGACGTGGATTCCGAATCCATCGAGGACGACGGACTGACGAATCCCGCGCCGCGATTGGTCGACCGTGAAACCGAACGGACGTTCTCGGGCGAGGACGAAATCTTCCCCACGACCGCCATCGAATCCTGTCTCACCGACGATCAAGCTTCGGCGGTCCACGCCTTCGACGCGCTCTCGGAACCTGACAACGCGGTCGTCGTCGAAGCCGACAGGGGCCGGGGAAAGTCGAGCGCCGCGGGAATCGCCGCCGGGTGCTTCGCCGCGGACGGCGAGGACGTGCTCGTGACGGCCCGAAGCTATCGGAGCGCCCGCGAGGTGTTCGTCCGCGCGGCCGCGCTGCTCGACACGGTAGGCAAACTCGCCGACACGGACCACGACCCGCCGACCGAAATCACGACGAAGGAGGGCGGAAGCGTTCGATTCGAAAAGCCGACGGAGGTGGTTTCGGGAGACGCCGATATCGTGTTCGTGGACGAGGCCGCCGCGCTCCCGGTACGGATGCTGGAGCGGTTCCTGTCGTTCCCGCGGGTCGCGTTCACGACGACGATTCACGGCTACGAGGGTGCCGGACGTGGCTTCTCGGTACGCTTCCGCGACCGACTCGAAGGGAGCGGCCACGACGTGACCGACGTGAGCCTGGTCGAACCGATCCGATACGCGCCCGGCGATCCGATCGAGGTGTGGTCGTTTCGTGCGCTCGCGCTCGACGCGCGGCCCGCCGTGGATCCGCTCGTCATCGACGCAATCCCCGACGCGGCGGAGTATCGAACGATCGATGCGGACGACCTGCTCGCGGACGAGAACCTTCTCCGAGAGACGTTCGGCCTGCTCGTGCTCGCCCACTATCGGACGGAACCCGCCGATCTCGCCCGACTGTTGGACGCGCCGAACGTCGCGGTTCGGGCGCTCTGCTGGAACGACCACGTCGTCAGCGTGGCGTTGTTGGCCCGCGAGGGGAACCTCCCGACGGACGTGCGCGAACACATGTACGACGGCGGTCGGGTGAAGGGCAACATGCTCCCCGACGTGCTGACGACGCAACTCCGCGACTTCGACGCCGGAATCCCCACCGGAATGCGAATCATGCGAATCGCAACCCACCACGCCGTGCGCTCGTCCGGGTTGGGGTCCCGTCTGCTCGCCGAGGTTCGCCGGGAGTTCTCGGACCTCGATTGGCTCGGCACGGGGTTCGGCGCAACCCCCGAACTGCTGCGATTCTGGCGCGAAAACGCCTATCGAACCGTCCAACTCTCGACCACGCGCAACGACGCCAGCGGCGAGTACTCCGCGCTCATGTTCGACCCGCTCACCTCCACGGGGAGGGACCTGTACGACCGTCACGCCCGTCGGTTCGCCGGGCGGATCGCTTCGGTGCTTTCGGACGCCCTCGACGACATGGACCCCGACGTCGTCCGCGAATCGTTGCGGGCGACCGATACCGAAATTTCGCTCGCCTCGCTCACCGACTGGGAGTGGCGACTGGTCGCCGCGAGCGCCTACGGCCCGGGACAGTTCGACCACGGCCCCGCCCCGTTCCGGAAACTGGTCGTGAAACAGCTCGCCGACCCGGCGGCCCCGGACCTGCTTTCGCCGCGTCAGGAGCGGCTACTAGTTCGGAAGGTTCTCCAAGCCCATCGCTGGTCCGCCGTTGCGGACGAACTCGGCTTTCACTCCCCCGGCGAAACGATGCGGGCGCTGGGTGCGGCGTTCCAACCGTTGGTCGATACCTACGGAAACGAGGCCGCACTGGCGGAGAAGGCGCGATATTTGGATTAA
- a CDS encoding helix-turn-helix domain-containing protein, which yields MTKLTEIPYGSLFRIEWSDETRETVEDVLESDPVILTGTAAKQGWDFQMRFEHRDHISKLQSDLSHHDVTVELKRLHTPETPTVDGQFLLTSKQRTALNSALDSGYFEVPRETNLSELAEELDISQQALSKRLRRAHRTVSRHILTTGPNEIADDRLD from the coding sequence GTGACGAAGCTCACCGAAATCCCCTACGGGTCACTCTTTCGTATCGAGTGGTCGGACGAGACGCGGGAAACGGTCGAGGACGTCCTGGAGAGCGACCCCGTCATCCTCACCGGCACCGCCGCAAAACAAGGGTGGGATTTCCAGATGCGGTTCGAACACCGCGACCACATCTCGAAACTCCAGTCGGACTTGAGCCATCACGACGTCACCGTCGAGTTGAAGCGGTTACACACGCCGGAGACGCCGACGGTCGATGGTCAGTTCCTCCTCACGTCGAAACAGCGGACAGCGCTGAACTCCGCGCTCGATTCGGGTTACTTCGAGGTACCACGAGAAACGAACCTGAGCGAGTTGGCCGAGGAACTGGACATCAGCCAACAGGCCCTGTCGAAACGGCTCCGACGCGCTCACCGGACCGTGAGCCGCCACATCCTCACGACGGGACCGAACGAAATCGCAGACGACCGGCTCGATTAA
- a CDS encoding HalOD1 output domain-containing protein: protein MDAAELEEGADFVYEIDAGETVTEGVVTAVAATTNTEMHRLPPLYETVNADALNELFADSHRGKMRITRRVTFTYHGCEVVVLSNGRIIIEADV from the coding sequence ATGGATGCTGCTGAGTTGGAGGAAGGTGCCGATTTCGTGTACGAAATCGACGCCGGTGAAACCGTCACGGAGGGGGTAGTCACTGCCGTCGCGGCGACGACGAACACCGAGATGCATCGTCTGCCGCCGCTGTACGAGACGGTGAACGCGGACGCGCTCAACGAGTTGTTCGCGGACAGCCATCGGGGGAAGATGCGAATTACGAGGCGAGTTACGTTTACTTATCATGGGTGTGAAGTGGTCGTGCTGAGTAACGGTCGCATCATCATCGAGGCGGACGTTTGA
- a CDS encoding ABC transporter permease, translating to MSTRIRAVGSKLVEYGVTFLAAITINFALPYVAPGNPLRYLVGQEVQSMTVAERHQLLATYGLNKPIPQQYLDYLLGIPQGKLGTSLMYSRPVTDVLLERLPWTLLLVGTALVFSTLLGTLFGAWSAWREGERTDAGLMTVLVTAESTPAFWVGMLLISVFVSWLGWFPSYGISSIGSPDGLLPTLFDFATHLTLPLVTLLLARIGGMYLIARGSVLTTLGEDFLLFSRAKGLSDREVLFRHALPNSFLPIYTRFTLQLGTIVGGSVVVETVFSYPGLGSLIYDAAIARDYQLLQGAFLVLTVTVIAANLLADLTYPLVDPRVGESNAGDA from the coding sequence ATGTCAACGCGAATTCGCGCAGTCGGGAGCAAGCTAGTCGAGTACGGCGTGACGTTCCTGGCCGCGATCACCATCAACTTCGCGCTCCCGTACGTGGCCCCCGGCAACCCGCTACGGTATCTCGTCGGCCAGGAAGTCCAGTCGATGACCGTCGCGGAGCGCCACCAGCTCCTCGCGACCTACGGACTGAACAAGCCGATCCCCCAGCAGTATCTCGATTATCTGCTCGGCATTCCACAGGGGAAGCTCGGAACGTCGCTCATGTACAGCCGACCGGTCACGGACGTGCTGCTCGAACGCCTCCCGTGGACGTTGCTCCTCGTCGGAACGGCGCTCGTGTTTTCGACGCTGCTCGGCACGCTGTTCGGCGCGTGGAGCGCGTGGCGCGAGGGCGAACGGACGGACGCCGGACTCATGACGGTGCTCGTCACCGCCGAGTCGACGCCCGCGTTCTGGGTCGGAATGTTGCTCATCTCGGTGTTCGTGTCGTGGCTCGGGTGGTTCCCGTCCTACGGCATCTCGTCGATCGGATCGCCCGACGGGCTCTTGCCCACCCTGTTCGACTTCGCGACGCACCTGACGCTCCCGCTCGTTACGCTCCTGCTCGCGCGGATCGGCGGGATGTATCTCATCGCTCGGGGATCGGTGCTCACGACGCTGGGCGAGGACTTCCTGTTGTTCTCGCGGGCGAAAGGGCTCTCGGATCGGGAGGTACTGTTCCGTCACGCGCTTCCGAACTCGTTTCTCCCGATTTACACGCGGTTCACGCTCCAGCTCGGCACCATCGTCGGCGGTTCGGTGGTCGTGGAGACGGTGTTCTCGTATCCCGGACTCGGCTCCCTGATATACGACGCCGCCATCGCACGCGATTACCAACTGTTGCAGGGGGCGTTCCTCGTCCTGACGGTGACCGTTATCGCGGCCAACCTCCTCGCCGATCTGACGTACCCGCTCGTCGATCCGCGGGTGGGCGAATCGAACGCGGGGGACGCGTAG